A single genomic interval of Syntrophaceae bacterium harbors:
- a CDS encoding LysE family transporter, translating to MTALLTAAAVYGLSAGFSPGPLLALVIAQSIRFGFREGAKAALAPLVTDVPIILLSVLVLLPFAADRAVLGYLSLAGALFVMYLAGNCARARPPEAGGAGESPRSLLRGAAVNALNPHPYLFWLTVGGPTVIRAWAESPGAAAAFVVVFSACLVGSKLIVAALAGRSRGLLAGRAYGIVMRALGLALLVFALLLLRDGLALSGLLGHS from the coding sequence ATGACCGCACTGCTGACGGCCGCCGCCGTGTACGGGCTCTCCGCCGGGTTCTCGCCCGGCCCGCTGCTCGCGCTGGTCATCGCGCAGTCGATCCGGTTCGGCTTCCGGGAAGGCGCCAAGGCCGCCCTGGCGCCCCTGGTGACGGATGTGCCCATCATCCTGCTGTCCGTGCTGGTCCTGCTGCCCTTTGCGGCCGACCGCGCGGTCCTCGGGTACCTCTCGCTGGCGGGTGCCCTGTTCGTCATGTACCTTGCCGGCAACTGCGCGAGGGCCAGGCCCCCGGAGGCGGGCGGGGCCGGCGAGAGCCCGAGGTCGCTGCTTCGCGGTGCGGCCGTCAACGCCCTCAACCCGCACCCCTACCTGTTCTGGCTGACGGTCGGCGGACCCACGGTCATCCGGGCCTGGGCCGAGAGCCCCGGGGCCGCCGCGGCCTTCGTGGTGGTGTTCAGCGCGTGCCTCGTCGGGTCCAAGCTGATCGTGGCCGCCCTCGCCGGGCGGTCGAGGGGCCTGCTGGCCGGCAGGGCCTACGGCATCGTGATGCGGGCCCTGGGCCTGGCGCTTCTCGTCTTCGCCCTGCTGCTGCTGCGGGACGGGCTCGCCCTGTCGGGGCTCCTCGGGCATTCCTGA
- a CDS encoding DUF47 domain-containing protein, whose product MKFFQSNREKYYDLFEELADKLEEGVKLFTEIIGNYAYSEYKVGKLKEIEHEADYITHQVYKRMHKVFLAPMDREDIFQLANKMDSILDEVESAAVRMYLFRMKAPAPELVKITAILGEAVAKIRKVVFSVRKKQDASLILALCVEINTLENEADQLHRAAMVRLFEEEKDAIELIKVKDIIGRIENAVDNCEDVSNIIEGIVLKYS is encoded by the coding sequence ATGAAATTCTTCCAGTCGAACCGAGAGAAGTACTATGACCTCTTCGAAGAGCTGGCCGACAAGCTCGAGGAGGGGGTGAAGCTGTTCACCGAGATCATCGGCAACTACGCGTATTCGGAGTACAAGGTGGGCAAGCTCAAGGAGATCGAGCACGAGGCCGACTACATCACCCACCAGGTCTACAAGAGGATGCACAAGGTGTTTCTCGCGCCGATGGACCGGGAGGACATCTTCCAGCTGGCCAACAAGATGGACAGCATTCTCGACGAGGTCGAATCCGCCGCCGTGCGGATGTACCTGTTCCGGATGAAGGCGCCCGCGCCAGAGCTCGTGAAGATCACGGCGATTCTCGGCGAGGCGGTCGCGAAGATCCGCAAGGTTGTCTTCTCCGTGCGGAAGAAGCAGGATGCGTCGCTGATCCTCGCGCTGTGCGTGGAGATCAACACGCTCGAGAACGAGGCCGATCAGCTCCACCGGGCGGCCATGGTGCGGCTCTTCGAGGAGGAGAAGGACGCGATCGAGCTCATCAAGGTGAAGGACATCATCGGGCGGATCGAAAACGCCGTCGACAACTGCGAAGACGTCTCCAACATCATCGAAGGCATCGTCCTCAAATACAGCTAA
- a CDS encoding AAA family ATPase has product MYNDFYQFSKEPFNITPDPAFLYMSPSHQEAMAMIAYGIENRKAFILVTGEVGTGKTSVLRAFLQDLKPDNIRYVYIINPNITFREFLEKIFRELGMDTEGLTTTQLVEKLQRVLVDEYVEGRNFVVVIDEAQNMPVETLENMRLLSNLETSTYKLIQIVFAAPPEFEAILDHPRLQSLKQRIAVRARILPLSAKESEEYIRHRLSVASKGGDPVFTERAVKMIAARAKGIPRVINILCDNALVTGLGYHEKPVGAKIVREVIADYRSDAKPKGKKNRSPVWVPVAACLAALLLVVLAFMLYRVFDVLEEHKAQLARLRQPIVKGKIDPALRERALAGTDSPDRGSAGPAPADGERAPDPFGAPAKAAGGPEAAAGRFPHTAVVKKDDTLFGMTVRAYGFSNDRVMEFVKKNNPSIKDVKQIEVGTTIVFPPLDESLKESPRK; this is encoded by the coding sequence ATGTACAACGACTTCTACCAGTTCTCGAAGGAGCCCTTCAACATCACCCCGGACCCCGCTTTCCTGTACATGAGCCCCTCGCATCAGGAAGCGATGGCCATGATCGCCTACGGGATTGAAAACCGGAAGGCCTTCATTCTCGTCACGGGCGAGGTCGGCACGGGGAAGACGTCCGTCCTGCGCGCGTTCCTGCAGGATCTCAAGCCGGACAACATCCGCTACGTCTACATCATCAACCCGAACATCACGTTCCGGGAGTTTCTCGAGAAGATCTTCCGGGAGCTGGGGATGGATACGGAAGGGCTCACCACGACGCAGCTGGTGGAAAAACTCCAGCGCGTGCTGGTCGACGAGTACGTGGAGGGCCGCAATTTCGTCGTGGTCATCGACGAGGCCCAGAACATGCCCGTCGAGACGCTCGAGAACATGCGCCTGCTGTCCAACCTCGAGACGTCCACGTACAAGCTGATCCAGATCGTCTTCGCCGCCCCGCCGGAATTCGAGGCCATTCTCGATCATCCCCGGCTGCAGTCGCTCAAGCAGCGCATCGCCGTCCGGGCGAGGATCCTCCCGCTGAGCGCGAAGGAGAGCGAAGAGTACATCCGGCACAGGCTGTCGGTGGCGTCGAAGGGAGGGGATCCCGTCTTCACGGAGAGGGCCGTGAAGATGATCGCGGCACGGGCCAAAGGCATCCCGAGGGTCATCAACATCCTCTGCGACAACGCCCTGGTCACGGGATTGGGGTACCACGAGAAACCCGTGGGCGCGAAGATCGTCCGGGAAGTGATCGCCGATTACCGGTCAGACGCAAAACCGAAAGGAAAGAAGAACCGGAGCCCGGTGTGGGTCCCCGTTGCCGCGTGCCTGGCCGCTCTGCTTCTCGTCGTGCTGGCGTTCATGCTCTACAGGGTGTTCGACGTTCTGGAAGAGCACAAGGCGCAGCTGGCCAGGCTCCGGCAGCCCATCGTGAAAGGCAAGATCGATCCCGCGCTGCGCGAGAGGGCGCTCGCCGGAACGGACAGCCCTGACAGGGGCTCGGCCGGGCCGGCCCCCGCGGACGGGGAGCGCGCGCCCGATCCCTTCGGCGCGCCCGCAAAGGCCGCCGGAGGCCCGGAGGCAGCCGCCGGGCGGTTTCCGCATACCGCTGTTGTGAAGAAGGACGACACCCTCTTCGGGATGACGGTCCGGGCCTATGGTTTCAGCAACGACCGGGTGATGGAGTTCGTCAAGAAGAACAACCCCTCGATCAAGGATGTGAAGCAGATCGAGGTGGGGACCACCATTGTATTCCCGCCGCTCGATGAGTCCCTGAAGGAATCCCCGCGCAAGTGA
- a CDS encoding polysaccharide biosynthesis tyrosine autokinase produces MKILDRLFGRKNRKKQRMKAATIMKLYERRPPPPPEFQRVTEKEGWVSPSYTSSRAVALDPKLVLANRCVGYVCGSYEAESYKVLRTRILQKTGEEGGTTVMITSALPGEGKTLTSINLALTFSKEFKQTVLLVDSDLRQQRVHEYLGYESDKGLRDYLVDGTPLSELIVWPGVEKFTVISGGKTVMASSELLSSPRMRDLVKDLKSRYPERYVLFDVAPVLAGADALAFAPQVDHIILVVRAGVTSIEEVKQALDLLPREKVLGVVLNGADQPEMMKEYYSPKKPKAEKDRKLVG; encoded by the coding sequence ATGAAGATCTTGGATCGGCTGTTCGGCCGGAAAAACAGGAAGAAGCAGCGGATGAAGGCTGCTACCATCATGAAGCTCTACGAGAGACGGCCGCCCCCGCCGCCGGAGTTCCAGAGAGTCACGGAAAAGGAGGGCTGGGTGTCGCCCTCGTACACGAGTTCCAGGGCGGTGGCCCTCGACCCGAAGCTCGTGCTGGCGAACCGGTGCGTGGGCTACGTCTGCGGCTCCTACGAAGCCGAGTCCTACAAGGTGCTGCGCACCCGCATCCTGCAGAAGACGGGCGAGGAGGGCGGGACGACGGTCATGATCACGAGCGCGCTTCCCGGCGAGGGGAAGACACTGACCTCGATCAACCTGGCGCTCACCTTCTCCAAGGAGTTCAAGCAGACGGTGCTGCTCGTGGACAGCGACCTTCGCCAGCAGCGCGTCCACGAGTACCTGGGCTACGAGAGCGACAAGGGGTTGAGGGATTACCTGGTCGACGGGACGCCGCTGTCGGAGCTGATCGTGTGGCCCGGCGTGGAGAAGTTCACCGTCATCTCGGGCGGCAAGACGGTCATGGCCAGCAGCGAGCTGCTCAGCTCCCCCCGGATGCGGGACCTCGTGAAGGACCTCAAGAGCCGCTACCCCGAGCGCTACGTCCTCTTCGACGTGGCCCCTGTTCTGGCGGGCGCCGACGCGCTGGCCTTCGCCCCCCAGGTGGATCACATCATCCTGGTGGTCCGTGCGGGGGTGACGTCCATCGAGGAGGTGAAGCAGGCCCTCGACCTGCTGCCCCGGGAGAAGGTCCTGGGCGTCGTTCTCAACGGCGCCGATCAGCCTGAGATGATGAAGGAATACTATTCGCCGAAGAAGCCGAAGGCGGAAAAGGACAGGAAACTGGTCGGCTAA